One region of Tachysurus fulvidraco isolate hzauxx_2018 chromosome 9, HZAU_PFXX_2.0, whole genome shotgun sequence genomic DNA includes:
- the bub1 gene encoding mitotic checkpoint serine/threonine-protein kinase BUB1 isoform X2: MDINFYVQRFESTIRGYVGDDPLSAWDTFIEFLDLRLPHDEKNKLSVVMEKLIKTFLPDRHYHNDLRFINYCIRYASNHSDPVKVYSDLHDHGVGLHMAALYISWAQQCERRNLTTEVHQVYQKAFNNQAEPLDTLQHHYRLFQGKRGPSQSTPSAVNNPLQDSQLVNQQLRQRNSVQPQCKDVVTSQFPADRSIRIISRSENNPPQCTRGDMKVESMYCVSDLVCEGSELSFEELRAQRYFTKVRQQELHREQEEVRRRYEKEEEEVMRMKKLLEELNSKLSVEPQLQQVTSEPHPFQMTDDPPNPGGQSEPLSGPCVCEQSLTQHTDSTHAQCRQHTLITHPEGPGHVAVCVSQVTSLPGSECLEHNQAQDMLKCDMLNCEEDDEDVDTDVSYGVFNHHTHITPNTSLGLNSTTPSRALPSPTVNTREALDLIGNMFQGPTLLQDSLFTTTHNSATEEDSFEKNCKVTGFNPSSMKAPSSAPFRIYQDENNENESGDPQVVLKPPPAAPRVLMEIPVSTANVTPQGAESLTDESTAWGSGHTPMAPFPNHTQEFALSANLVSTPLHLITLYSRDTQHVECGAGENPYLRQPAKLSPILEQSPPEDKQCVGAECTPTDQGTIVGECLSLQRRTRSPSHSSQTNTTITRQVLAPLRMLAPLTLPQHSITPTQELRTRTNPSWSVYQSPNQEITKRHMSDLQCSSSRGFSSISLGLGREATPDHVNSKPEGNRSSNILPETDQFISSSQTSVREQLRFSSVQWSSNRELSFHNHNPNLFSRLLGEPSPEKLNIFEEKQTDQGHSTQLQLSDVEEADLLLPERSFNMHKSIGLLSENPQMHQRRSFYKVPQSPDPVLWVNQDVPMSPAPALGFGWLQVESPVQTAQSDLDLMESPPQTCRPGWDVHSDVHSDVHSDQRSGILLSKRSFGKHKSDHTLLLTLNSAEKSGGASPCGGSDRGQDVPMSPDVEPRLNWIPIMETEADLDIIMTPQQNNKTCLETENDVEMSQKLDCDVVMSPTPPSAPPKASVLISDPWDDDLIVSLLAGLHTPLSSFPNLHSWTCTIPPITPKLAVQLGDERLRVDCVLGQGAFATVYQATNLTNCHKLILKVQKPPTPWEFYINTQLNVRVEPRARHLYNLLHSAHLYSNGSVLIGELHNCGTLLNVVNLYKSRSERVMPQPLVLYFTVCILDMVERLHASHIIHADIKPDNFLLGERFLENKNLFDENLEHGLVLIDFGQSIDMTLFPDGAQFMAHCMTSGFQCTEMLSGRPWTYQTDYFGVAGTVYCMLFGSYMQVKNDGGVWKPSGVFKRVPHSELWQELFHVLLNVPDCLSLPCLRVLRERLSAALVTTYSTKLLGLKNRLVVQILESRPSCR; the protein is encoded by the exons atggATATCAACTTTTATGTTCA ACGCTTTGAATCCACTATCCGAGGTTATGTGGGAGATGATCCACTGTCAGCTTGGGACAC GTTTATAGAATTTCTGGATCTCAGACTTCCTCATGATGAGAAGAATAAACTGTCTGTGGTGATGGAGAAGCTTATAAAGACGTTCCTGCCAGACAGACATTACCACAATGACCTGCGATTCATCAACTACTGCATCagatat gccAGTAATCACTCAGACCCTGTGAAGGTGTACAGTGACCTACACGACCATGGTGTGGGGTTGCACATGGCTGCTCTGTACATCAGCTGGGCTCAGCAGTGTGAGAGGAGGAACCTGACCACAGAGGTGCACCAGGTGTATCAGAAAGCTTTCAACAACCAAGCAGAACCTCTCGACACTCTGCAGCACCACTACAG GTTATTCCAGGGCAAACGAGGACCGTCTCAGTCGACTCCCTCAG CAGTAAATAATCCTCTGCAGGATTCTCAGTTGGTGAATCAGCAGCTGCGTCAGAGAAACAGCGTTCAGCCGCAGTGCAAG GATGTAGTGACTTCTCAGTTTCCTGCAGACAGATCCATCCGCAT AATCTCCAGGTCTGAGAACAACCCACCTCAGTGCACCAGAGGGGACATGAAGGTGGAGTCCATGTACTGTGTGAGTGACCTCGTGTGTGAGGGATCAGAGCTGAGCTTCGAGGAGCTGAGAGCACAAAGATATTTTACTAAAGTGAGACAGCAGGAACTGCACAGAGAAcaag agGAGGTGAGGAGGAGGTAtgaaaaggaggaagaggaggtgaTGAGAATGAAGAAGCTGTTAGAGGAGCTGAACAGCAAGCTGAGTGTTGAGCCGCAGCtacagcag gtcaccTCAGAGCCACATCCTTTCCAGATGACAGATGACCCCCCTAATCCTGGAGGCCAGTCAGAACCCCTCAGTGGCCCTTGTGTATGTGAGCAGTCCCTTACACAGCACACGGACAGCACACATGCTCAGTGCAggcaacacacactcataacacACCCCGAGGGGCCCGGAcatgtagcagtgtgtgtgagccaaGTCACATCACTTCCTGGATCAGAGTGCCTGGAACACAACCAAGCCCAGGACATGCTCAAgtg TGACATGTTGAATTGTGAAGAGGACGACGAGGATGTGGACACAGACG tGTCTTATGGAGTCTTTAATCATCACACCCACATCACCCCCAACACGTCTCTGGGTCTAAATTCAACTACTCCTTCACGTGCACTTCCCTCCCCAACTGTTAACACAAGAGAGGCTCTGG ATCTGATCGGGAACATGTTCCAGGGACCTACTCTGCTCCAGGACTCACTAttcaccaccacacacaactCTGCCACTGAGGAAGACAGCTTTGAAAAGAACTGCAAagtcactg gctTTAATCCCTCCTCAATGAAAGCACCTTCCTCAGCACCATTCAGAATTTATCAGGATGAAAACAACGAGAACGAAAG TGGTGATCCACAGGTGGTGCTGAAGCCCCCACCTGCTGCACCCCGTGTCCTGATGGAGATCCCCGTGTCTACAGCGAAT GTCACTCCACAGGGGGCGGAGTCTCTTACAGATGAAAGCACAGCGTGGGGTTCAGGACACACCCCTATGGCCCCCTTCCCCAATCACACACAAGAGTTTGCTCTCTCTGCAAATTTAGTGTCAACACCTCTCCATCTGATTACTCTGTACTCCAGGGACACACagcacg tggaaTGTGGCGCAGGAGAAAACCCGTATCTGCGTCAGCCTGCAAAACTGAG TCCCATTTTGGAGCAGAGTCCCCCTGAGGACAAGCAGTGTGTCGGAGCCGAGTGCACACCCACAGATCAGGGAACCATCGTTGGCGAGTGTTTAAGTCTGCAGAGACGCACACGTTCTCCGTCACACAGCAGTCAgaccaacaccaccatcaccaggCAGGTGTTAGCACCACTCCGTATGTTAGCTCCACTCACCCTCCCCCAGCACAGCATCACACCCACTCAGGAGCTCCGAACCAGAACCAATCCCAGCTGGAGTGTCTATCAGAGCCCAAACCAGGAGATAACAAAACGTCACATGAGCGATCTGCAGTGTAGCTCGAGCAGAGGGTTCAGCTCCATCAGCCTGGGCTTGGGGAGAGAAGCTACACCAGACCACGTGAACTCCAAGCCAGAAGGGAACCGCAGCTCAAACATCCTGCCAGAAACAGACCAGTTCATCTCAAGCAGCCAAACCTCAGTGAGAGAGCAGTTGAGGTTCAGCAGTGTGCAGTGGAGCTCAAACAGGGAGCTCAGCTTCCACAATCACAACCCAAATCTGTTCAGCAGACTGTTAGGAGAACCTTCACCTGAGAAGTTGAACATCTTTGAGGAGAAACAAACAGACCAGGGACATTCCACCCAATTGCAGCTATCAGATGTGGAAGAAGCTGATCTTCTCCTCCCTGAGAGATCCTTCAATATGCACAAATCTATAGGTCTGCTCTCGGAGAACCCCCAGATGCACCAGAGGAGATCCTTCTACAAAGTTCCACAAAGCCCAGACCCAGTGTTGTGGGTGAACCAGGATGTGCCTATGAGTCCAGCACCAGCTCTAGGGTTTGGCTGGCTTCAAGTGGAGAGTCCGGTCCAGACCGCTCAATCTGACCTGGATTTGATGGAGTCGCCGCCTCAGACCTGCAGACCTGGCTGGGATGTCCACTCTGATGTCCACTCTGATGTCCACTCTGACCAGCGGTCTGGGATTCTGCTCTCTAAAAGATCCTTTGGCAAACACAAATCTGATCACACACTTCTCCTGACGTTAAACAGTGCAGAGAAGTCGGGTGGTGCAAGTCCATGTGGAGGCTCAGACCGGGGTCAGGATGTTCCCATGAGCCCAGATGTGGAGCCCAGACTAAACTGGATTCCCATCATGGAGACCGAGGCAGATCTGGACATCATAATGACTCCACAGCAGAACAATAAGACATGTCTGGAGACAGAGAATGATGTAGAGATGTCCCAAAAGCTGGACTGTGATGTTGTCATGAGCCCCACACCGCCGTCTGCTCCACCCAAAGCCTCTG tacTGATCTCTGACCCATGGGATGATGACCTGATCGTGTCTCTTCTCGCTGGTCTACACACTCCTTTGTCCTCGTTCCCCAACCTACACAGCTGGACATGCACTATTCCCCCCATCACCCCAAAACTCGCCGTGCAATTGG gtgATGAGCGTTTGCGTGTGGACTGTGTATTAGGGCAGGGAGCTTTCGCCACTGTTTATCAAGCTACAAACCTCACTAACTGTCACAAACTCATCCTGAAG GTACAGAAGCCCCCAACCCCCTGGGAGTTTTACATTAACACTCAGCTGAACGTGCGCGTGGAGCCCAGAGCTCGTCACCTGTACAACCTGCTGCACAGCGCTCACCTGTACAGCAACGGCAGTGTGCTCATAGGGGAGCTGCACAACTGTGGCACACTGCTG aacGTGGTAAACCTGTATAAGAGCCGCAGTGAGCGAGTGATGCCGCAGCCTCTTGTACTATATTTCACAGTGTGTATCCTGGACATGGTGGAGCGACTGCATGCTTCACACATCATCCATGCTGACATCAAGCCTGACAACTTTCTGCTaggagagag GTTCCTGGAGAACAAGAACCTTTTTGATGAGAACCTGGAGCATGGTTTGGTTCTGATAGATTTTGGTCAGAGTATTGATATGACTCTGTTCCCTGATGGAGCTCAGTTCATGGCCCACTGCATGACCTCTGGCTTTCAGTGCACAGAGATGCTCAGCGGCCGACCCTGGACATATCAG ACGGATTACTTCGGTGTGGCCGGCACTGTGTACTGCATGCTGTTTGGCTCGTACATGCAGGTGAAGAACGATGGAGGTGTTTGGAAGCCCAGCGGAGTGTTTAAgag GGTTCCTCACAGCGAGCTGTGGCAGGAGCTCTTCCACGTCTTATTAAATGTCCCTGACTGCTTGTCCTTGCCGTGTTTGCGTGTTCTACGTGAGCGTCTCTCAGCTGCCCTGGTGACAACCTACAGCACCAAACTGCTCGGCCTCAAGAACCGCCTTGTGGTGCAGATCCTGGAGTCCAGACCCTCCTGCAGATAG
- the bub1 gene encoding mitotic checkpoint serine/threonine-protein kinase BUB1 isoform X4, with protein MDINFYVQRFESTIRGYVGDDPLSAWDTFIEFLDLRLPHDEKNKLSVVMEKLIKTFLPDRHYHNDLRFINYCIRYASNHSDPVKVYSDLHDHGVGLHMAALYISWAQQCERRNLTTEVHQVYQKAFNNQAEPLDTLQHHYRLFQGKRGPSQSTPSVAVNNPLQDSQLVNQQLRQRNSVQPQCKDVVTSQFPADRSIRIISRSENNPPQCTRGDMKVESMYCVSDLVCEGSELSFEELRAQRYFTKVRQQELHREQEEVRRRYEKEEEEVMRMKKLLEELNSKLSVEPQLQQVTSEPHPFQMTDDPPNPGGQSEPLSGPCVCEQSLTQHTDSTHAQCRQHTLITHPEGPGHVAVCVSQVTSLPGSECLEHNQAQDMLKCDMLNCEEDDEDVDTDDLIGNMFQGPTLLQDSLFTTTHNSATEEDSFEKNCKVTGFNPSSMKAPSSAPFRIYQDENNENESGDPQVVLKPPPAAPRVLMEIPVSTANVTPQGAESLTDESTAWGSGHTPMAPFPNHTQEFALSANLVSTPLHLITLYSRDTQHVECGAGENPYLRQPAKLSPILEQSPPEDKQCVGAECTPTDQGTIVGECLSLQRRTRSPSHSSQTNTTITRQVLAPLRMLAPLTLPQHSITPTQELRTRTNPSWSVYQSPNQEITKRHMSDLQCSSSRGFSSISLGLGREATPDHVNSKPEGNRSSNILPETDQFISSSQTSVREQLRFSSVQWSSNRELSFHNHNPNLFSRLLGEPSPEKLNIFEEKQTDQGHSTQLQLSDVEEADLLLPERSFNMHKSIGLLSENPQMHQRRSFYKVPQSPDPVLWVNQDVPMSPAPALGFGWLQVESPVQTAQSDLDLMESPPQTCRPGWDVHSDVHSDVHSDQRSGILLSKRSFGKHKSDHTLLLTLNSAEKSGGASPCGGSDRGQDVPMSPDVEPRLNWIPIMETEADLDIIMTPQQNNKTCLETENDVEMSQKLDCDVVMSPTPPSAPPKASVLISDPWDDDLIVSLLAGLHTPLSSFPNLHSWTCTIPPITPKLAVQLGDERLRVDCVLGQGAFATVYQATNLTNCHKLILKVQKPPTPWEFYINTQLNVRVEPRARHLYNLLHSAHLYSNGSVLIGELHNCGTLLNVVNLYKSRSERVMPQPLVLYFTVCILDMVERLHASHIIHADIKPDNFLLGERFLENKNLFDENLEHGLVLIDFGQSIDMTLFPDGAQFMAHCMTSGFQCTEMLSGRPWTYQTDYFGVAGTVYCMLFGSYMQVKNDGGVWKPSGVFKRVPHSELWQELFHVLLNVPDCLSLPCLRVLRERLSAALVTTYSTKLLGLKNRLVVQILESRPSCR; from the exons atggATATCAACTTTTATGTTCA ACGCTTTGAATCCACTATCCGAGGTTATGTGGGAGATGATCCACTGTCAGCTTGGGACAC GTTTATAGAATTTCTGGATCTCAGACTTCCTCATGATGAGAAGAATAAACTGTCTGTGGTGATGGAGAAGCTTATAAAGACGTTCCTGCCAGACAGACATTACCACAATGACCTGCGATTCATCAACTACTGCATCagatat gccAGTAATCACTCAGACCCTGTGAAGGTGTACAGTGACCTACACGACCATGGTGTGGGGTTGCACATGGCTGCTCTGTACATCAGCTGGGCTCAGCAGTGTGAGAGGAGGAACCTGACCACAGAGGTGCACCAGGTGTATCAGAAAGCTTTCAACAACCAAGCAGAACCTCTCGACACTCTGCAGCACCACTACAG GTTATTCCAGGGCAAACGAGGACCGTCTCAGTCGACTCCCTCAG taGCAGTAAATAATCCTCTGCAGGATTCTCAGTTGGTGAATCAGCAGCTGCGTCAGAGAAACAGCGTTCAGCCGCAGTGCAAG GATGTAGTGACTTCTCAGTTTCCTGCAGACAGATCCATCCGCAT AATCTCCAGGTCTGAGAACAACCCACCTCAGTGCACCAGAGGGGACATGAAGGTGGAGTCCATGTACTGTGTGAGTGACCTCGTGTGTGAGGGATCAGAGCTGAGCTTCGAGGAGCTGAGAGCACAAAGATATTTTACTAAAGTGAGACAGCAGGAACTGCACAGAGAAcaag agGAGGTGAGGAGGAGGTAtgaaaaggaggaagaggaggtgaTGAGAATGAAGAAGCTGTTAGAGGAGCTGAACAGCAAGCTGAGTGTTGAGCCGCAGCtacagcag gtcaccTCAGAGCCACATCCTTTCCAGATGACAGATGACCCCCCTAATCCTGGAGGCCAGTCAGAACCCCTCAGTGGCCCTTGTGTATGTGAGCAGTCCCTTACACAGCACACGGACAGCACACATGCTCAGTGCAggcaacacacactcataacacACCCCGAGGGGCCCGGAcatgtagcagtgtgtgtgagccaaGTCACATCACTTCCTGGATCAGAGTGCCTGGAACACAACCAAGCCCAGGACATGCTCAAgtg TGACATGTTGAATTGTGAAGAGGACGACGAGGATGTGGACACAGACG ATCTGATCGGGAACATGTTCCAGGGACCTACTCTGCTCCAGGACTCACTAttcaccaccacacacaactCTGCCACTGAGGAAGACAGCTTTGAAAAGAACTGCAAagtcactg gctTTAATCCCTCCTCAATGAAAGCACCTTCCTCAGCACCATTCAGAATTTATCAGGATGAAAACAACGAGAACGAAAG TGGTGATCCACAGGTGGTGCTGAAGCCCCCACCTGCTGCACCCCGTGTCCTGATGGAGATCCCCGTGTCTACAGCGAAT GTCACTCCACAGGGGGCGGAGTCTCTTACAGATGAAAGCACAGCGTGGGGTTCAGGACACACCCCTATGGCCCCCTTCCCCAATCACACACAAGAGTTTGCTCTCTCTGCAAATTTAGTGTCAACACCTCTCCATCTGATTACTCTGTACTCCAGGGACACACagcacg tggaaTGTGGCGCAGGAGAAAACCCGTATCTGCGTCAGCCTGCAAAACTGAG TCCCATTTTGGAGCAGAGTCCCCCTGAGGACAAGCAGTGTGTCGGAGCCGAGTGCACACCCACAGATCAGGGAACCATCGTTGGCGAGTGTTTAAGTCTGCAGAGACGCACACGTTCTCCGTCACACAGCAGTCAgaccaacaccaccatcaccaggCAGGTGTTAGCACCACTCCGTATGTTAGCTCCACTCACCCTCCCCCAGCACAGCATCACACCCACTCAGGAGCTCCGAACCAGAACCAATCCCAGCTGGAGTGTCTATCAGAGCCCAAACCAGGAGATAACAAAACGTCACATGAGCGATCTGCAGTGTAGCTCGAGCAGAGGGTTCAGCTCCATCAGCCTGGGCTTGGGGAGAGAAGCTACACCAGACCACGTGAACTCCAAGCCAGAAGGGAACCGCAGCTCAAACATCCTGCCAGAAACAGACCAGTTCATCTCAAGCAGCCAAACCTCAGTGAGAGAGCAGTTGAGGTTCAGCAGTGTGCAGTGGAGCTCAAACAGGGAGCTCAGCTTCCACAATCACAACCCAAATCTGTTCAGCAGACTGTTAGGAGAACCTTCACCTGAGAAGTTGAACATCTTTGAGGAGAAACAAACAGACCAGGGACATTCCACCCAATTGCAGCTATCAGATGTGGAAGAAGCTGATCTTCTCCTCCCTGAGAGATCCTTCAATATGCACAAATCTATAGGTCTGCTCTCGGAGAACCCCCAGATGCACCAGAGGAGATCCTTCTACAAAGTTCCACAAAGCCCAGACCCAGTGTTGTGGGTGAACCAGGATGTGCCTATGAGTCCAGCACCAGCTCTAGGGTTTGGCTGGCTTCAAGTGGAGAGTCCGGTCCAGACCGCTCAATCTGACCTGGATTTGATGGAGTCGCCGCCTCAGACCTGCAGACCTGGCTGGGATGTCCACTCTGATGTCCACTCTGATGTCCACTCTGACCAGCGGTCTGGGATTCTGCTCTCTAAAAGATCCTTTGGCAAACACAAATCTGATCACACACTTCTCCTGACGTTAAACAGTGCAGAGAAGTCGGGTGGTGCAAGTCCATGTGGAGGCTCAGACCGGGGTCAGGATGTTCCCATGAGCCCAGATGTGGAGCCCAGACTAAACTGGATTCCCATCATGGAGACCGAGGCAGATCTGGACATCATAATGACTCCACAGCAGAACAATAAGACATGTCTGGAGACAGAGAATGATGTAGAGATGTCCCAAAAGCTGGACTGTGATGTTGTCATGAGCCCCACACCGCCGTCTGCTCCACCCAAAGCCTCTG tacTGATCTCTGACCCATGGGATGATGACCTGATCGTGTCTCTTCTCGCTGGTCTACACACTCCTTTGTCCTCGTTCCCCAACCTACACAGCTGGACATGCACTATTCCCCCCATCACCCCAAAACTCGCCGTGCAATTGG gtgATGAGCGTTTGCGTGTGGACTGTGTATTAGGGCAGGGAGCTTTCGCCACTGTTTATCAAGCTACAAACCTCACTAACTGTCACAAACTCATCCTGAAG GTACAGAAGCCCCCAACCCCCTGGGAGTTTTACATTAACACTCAGCTGAACGTGCGCGTGGAGCCCAGAGCTCGTCACCTGTACAACCTGCTGCACAGCGCTCACCTGTACAGCAACGGCAGTGTGCTCATAGGGGAGCTGCACAACTGTGGCACACTGCTG aacGTGGTAAACCTGTATAAGAGCCGCAGTGAGCGAGTGATGCCGCAGCCTCTTGTACTATATTTCACAGTGTGTATCCTGGACATGGTGGAGCGACTGCATGCTTCACACATCATCCATGCTGACATCAAGCCTGACAACTTTCTGCTaggagagag GTTCCTGGAGAACAAGAACCTTTTTGATGAGAACCTGGAGCATGGTTTGGTTCTGATAGATTTTGGTCAGAGTATTGATATGACTCTGTTCCCTGATGGAGCTCAGTTCATGGCCCACTGCATGACCTCTGGCTTTCAGTGCACAGAGATGCTCAGCGGCCGACCCTGGACATATCAG ACGGATTACTTCGGTGTGGCCGGCACTGTGTACTGCATGCTGTTTGGCTCGTACATGCAGGTGAAGAACGATGGAGGTGTTTGGAAGCCCAGCGGAGTGTTTAAgag GGTTCCTCACAGCGAGCTGTGGCAGGAGCTCTTCCACGTCTTATTAAATGTCCCTGACTGCTTGTCCTTGCCGTGTTTGCGTGTTCTACGTGAGCGTCTCTCAGCTGCCCTGGTGACAACCTACAGCACCAAACTGCTCGGCCTCAAGAACCGCCTTGTGGTGCAGATCCTGGAGTCCAGACCCTCCTGCAGATAG